The proteins below are encoded in one region of Segatella copri:
- a CDS encoding efflux RND transporter periplasmic adaptor subunit — MKKYSKLIVAAIVALIFIGTFVFLYEKSQPKPVEYTEFTPKMADVLKTTVITGKIEPRNEVSVKPQISGIITEICKEAGDYVQAGEVIAKVKVIPDMGQLSSAQARVRLAEINLKQAQVDYGREEQLFKKQLVSADEFDKVKQAMKQAREEVTAAEDALQVVRDGVSKSNASASSTLIRSTISGIILDIPVKVGNSVILANTFNDGTTIASVANMNDLIFRGNIDETEVGSLVTGMPMKITIGALQNLNFEANLEYISPKAVENNGANQFEVKAAIRSTKGGKIRSGYSANAEIVLAKATHVLTVPESAIEFSGDSTFVYIIKGSGEKKTYERKQVTTGLSDGVNIEIKKGLGLKDKVRGPQVIAENKDDDE; from the coding sequence ATGAAAAAGTATTCAAAGTTGATTGTTGCGGCGATAGTCGCCTTGATTTTCATCGGAACCTTCGTGTTCCTTTATGAGAAATCGCAGCCTAAGCCTGTGGAGTATACTGAGTTTACTCCTAAGATGGCTGATGTTTTGAAAACTACCGTCATCACGGGCAAGATTGAGCCTCGCAACGAGGTGAGCGTAAAGCCTCAGATTAGCGGTATCATCACCGAGATTTGCAAAGAAGCGGGTGATTATGTTCAGGCGGGCGAGGTTATCGCCAAGGTAAAGGTGATTCCGGATATGGGACAGCTCAGTTCGGCTCAGGCACGCGTGCGCCTTGCAGAAATCAACCTAAAACAGGCACAGGTGGATTACGGCCGCGAGGAACAGCTTTTCAAGAAACAGCTGGTCAGCGCCGATGAGTTTGATAAGGTAAAGCAGGCGATGAAACAGGCACGCGAGGAGGTTACCGCTGCCGAAGATGCTCTCCAGGTAGTTCGCGATGGTGTAAGCAAGAGCAATGCCAGCGCTTCTTCCACCCTCATCCGTTCTACCATCTCGGGCATTATCCTCGATATTCCTGTCAAGGTGGGTAACTCGGTGATTCTTGCCAACACTTTCAACGATGGTACTACCATCGCCAGTGTAGCCAACATGAACGACCTCATCTTCCGTGGCAATATCGATGAAACCGAAGTGGGAAGTCTCGTTACAGGAATGCCGATGAAGATTACCATCGGAGCCTTGCAGAACCTCAACTTCGAGGCTAACCTGGAGTATATCTCTCCTAAAGCTGTAGAAAACAATGGTGCCAACCAGTTTGAGGTAAAGGCAGCCATCCGTTCTACCAAGGGAGGCAAAATCCGTTCAGGCTACAGCGCCAATGCCGAGATTGTACTGGCAAAGGCTACCCATGTACTCACCGTTCCGGAGAGTGCCATCGAGTTTAGCGGCGATTCTACCTTTGTATATATCATAAAAGGTAGCGGCGAGAAGAAGACTTATGAGCGCAAACAGGTAACTACCGGTTTGAGCGATGGAGTAAATATTGAAATCAAGAAAGGTCTGGGACTCAAGGACAAGGTTCGCGGTCCTCAGGTTATAGCAGAAAATAAGGATGATGACGAATAG
- the nagB gene encoding glucosamine-6-phosphate deaminase, giving the protein MRVIIEKDYEKLSKWAADHVIETINRFQPTAERPFVLGLPTGSSPQGMYANLVKAVKEGKVSFKHVITFNMDEYVGLPESHPESYHSFMATNLFNHIDCPKENIHILNGNAENLEEECRHYEQMIEEAGGIDLFIGGIGPDGHIAFNEPFSSLTSRTRAKTLTTDTKIANSRFFDNDPEKVPSLALTVGVGTVMAAREVMILCNGHNKARALQAAIEGPVTQAWTISALQQHQHGIIVCDEIACDELKVGTYRYFKDIEKDNI; this is encoded by the coding sequence ATGCGTGTTATTATCGAAAAAGATTATGAGAAGCTGTCAAAGTGGGCAGCTGATCATGTAATTGAAACAATTAACAGATTTCAACCAACTGCTGAACGTCCTTTTGTTCTGGGTTTGCCAACCGGTTCTTCACCTCAGGGCATGTATGCCAACCTGGTAAAGGCGGTAAAAGAAGGCAAGGTTTCGTTCAAGCATGTCATCACTTTCAATATGGATGAATATGTAGGTTTGCCGGAATCTCATCCTGAGAGCTATCACTCTTTCATGGCTACCAATCTCTTCAATCATATCGACTGCCCTAAGGAGAATATTCATATCCTGAACGGTAATGCCGAGAATCTGGAAGAGGAGTGCCGTCATTATGAGCAGATGATAGAAGAAGCGGGTGGCATCGACCTCTTTATCGGTGGTATCGGTCCTGATGGCCATATCGCTTTCAACGAGCCATTCTCTTCTCTTACCTCCCGCACACGAGCAAAGACGCTCACTACAGACACCAAGATTGCCAACTCCCGTTTCTTCGATAATGATCCTGAGAAGGTACCTAGTCTGGCTCTGACCGTAGGTGTGGGTACCGTGATGGCTGCCCGAGAGGTAATGATTCTCTGCAACGGTCATAACAAGGCGCGCGCCCTGCAGGCTGCCATCGAAGGTCCTGTTACTCAGGCTTGGACCATCAGCGCTCTGCAGCAGCACCAGCATGGCATCATCGTTTGTGATGAGATTGCCTGCGATGAACTGAAGGTGGGTACTTACCGCTACTTCAAGGATATCGAAAAGGATAACATCTAA